The segment CAACCGTCAGGCCGGCACGTGCACGCGCTCCTTGATGTGCTTGAGATTCGCCACGATCGTGACCGTCATTACCACCAGGAGCGACCAGGAACTCCACTTCCCCACGTGCACGGTGGTCCACGCGCCCAGCTGATCCGGATACCTCCAGATGCCAAAGAACGTGCTGATGTTTTCGGCGAGCCAGATAAAGAACCCGATCAGGAGAAACGACACCAGCAGCGGCATTCCACGGTCGCGGTCCAGTGGCCGGAACAGCACGGTGGTGCGGGCATACAGCCCCAGCGCCAGCGCGGCGAGGTGCCAGCGCAGGTCCGCGATGTAGTGGTGCGTGAAGAAGTTCGCGTAGATCGCCAGCGCGGTCAGTGCCGCCATCCAGTAGGGCGGGTGATGCCGGATCCGCAGGTCGAAGAGCCGCCACGCCTGGATGACGTAGCTCCCCACGGCCGCGTACATGAAGCCGGAGAAGAGCGGAACCCCGAGCACCTTGCTGTAGGCGAAGTCGGGATAGCTCCACGAGCGGATGGCGTCGGACGTCTTGAACACCTCGAGCGCGAACCCGATCACGTGGAAGATGGTGATGGCCTTCAGCTCGTCCCACGTTTCGAGCCCCGTCCACAACATCCCGATCTGGATCGCGAGTGCGATGAGGAGCAGGAGGTCGTAGCGCGGAATCCCCAGGATGCCCGCACGCGGAACGGCGAACACGGCCACGAAGAACAGCCCGGCGAACAAGCATGCGCGTGCGTTCTTGATGCCGAACCAGAGGAACTCGATCAGCGCGCGCCGCACTCGGGAGCGCCCGCGCCGCGGCCGCGGCAGAGCCGAGAACGCCGGCTCCTCCGCGCTCACTCGCGCCTCCGGGTGAGCACCAGAGCTCGAGTCAGCCATGACGCTGCTCTAGGAGTAGGCAGAGTTCGCTGAGTGCCATCCCCGAAGCGATGGAATTTGACCGGCTACCCCCCAGCATCCAGCTCATCCGGCGGTAGTGGCTCAAAAGAACTCGGGTGCGAAGGGTTCGACCAACGTAGTAGAGCCCGAACGCGAGCATTGCCCGGGCTCAGCCCACACAACCGCTGCGTTGCAAGCCCTGCCACCGTGAGCAGGCAAATATCACAGCAAGAACAGTGAAGCTGGTAGGGTGGTTCATCTCATGAGGTTGGGACGCGGCTGCGTTCACTTCATGCGGTGGTCAGGCGTGGGGGCTCTCTCGCCCCTCCCCCTCAGGCGGCGGATCCTCGGTGTCTTGCGTGCTGCGGCTGGCCCGCGCGAAATTCCGCCCTGTTGCACGCCCCCTCGTCCCCCTCGTCCTCCCGGACCCCCGCACCCGCAGAAAGGAACGCATGCCGCCGCCGATCGCCTACACGACGAGCGTCATCACCAAGCAGTGGAACCAGCCGGTCACGGCGACGGTCGTCACGCGGGCGACCGCGATCCTGACCTCCACCAACATGACCGGCGGGTCGGGCCCCAGCTCGGACATCCTCCCGCCGGGGTGGGGTGACGGGGCATGCCCCACGCACCACAACCGGGGCCACCTCATCGGCAATCACCTGGGCGGCCCCGGGAACGTGGCGCAGAATCTCGTCACCCTGACGGCGGGCACCAACCACCCGTTCATGTACGAGTACGAGGACGCGGTGCGGCGGTTCGTCCTCGCCAACGCGGGGAGCCAGTACGTCTACACCGTGGACTGTGAGTACGACGGCTACCAGGCGACGCCCCACTTTCCCATCCCGGGAGCGAGCGGGAACCCGTTCTGCCTCTTTCCCGCTCCGAGCGGACTCAAGCTGTCGCTGCAGGGCAATGGGCCGATCGCGCTGGGGGAGCTGGTGAAGCACCTTCCCAAGCCGCCGCTGGACCTCGGCCCCGCGGAGTTCTACACTGTCCTGTACGTGCCGAACGGAGGCTACAAGTTCTACACCGGCGCCGCGCACACGGCGAATAGCTGCTGGTCAGTGGTCCAGGACCCCCATTCGCCGACCATCCAGACCAACGCGGCCTCGTACGCGCGCGCCCTCGGCCACATCCCCTGAGCCGGCGCACGGGCCTTGCTCCTGCGTTCAGGCTGTTGCGGTGGCTTGAGCCATGCTACCGTTCTAGTATCCGCATCGATATCGATGTGGGTCTGAAACAACTGGCCCATTCGCCGATGCTCAGGTTGGTAAACCCTGCTCCCGATGACTTGAGATATGTCGGAACCAATCGGTCTCGCCGTAGGTGCTGCCGTAGGGAAGGAAGCAATAAAGCCGGTAGCGTCAGCGACTGACGCGATCGCGGGGCCGTGGATCGCGCGTCTTCGCCGTTGGGCAACGGAGAGGGATCTACAACGGCGGCTCGAAGATCCTGATCTCCCGGCATTGTTCGTTGGGTACGCGCAACGCCTACTGGACCGTGTTTCGTTCATTCCTACCGTGCTATCAAGGGACGCCCTCGCGATGGCCGTAGTGTATGAGCCACTGTCATTGCGAGGGATGGAAAAGGCAGACGACGTGCCCTCTGCGGAGTTGCGGCGCGACGGTGCGCGTACCTTCGTTGTAGACGGCGCGGGGATGGGTAAGTCCACGTACGTTCGCCACCTGATCAACGA is part of the Longimicrobium sp. genome and harbors:
- a CDS encoding DUF817 domain-containing protein, encoding MADSSSGAHPEARVSAEEPAFSALPRPRRGRSRVRRALIEFLWFGIKNARACLFAGLFFVAVFAVPRAGILGIPRYDLLLLIALAIQIGMLWTGLETWDELKAITIFHVIGFALEVFKTSDAIRSWSYPDFAYSKVLGVPLFSGFMYAAVGSYVIQAWRLFDLRIRHHPPYWMAALTALAIYANFFTHHYIADLRWHLAALALGLYARTTVLFRPLDRDRGMPLLVSFLLIGFFIWLAENISTFFGIWRYPDQLGAWTTVHVGKWSSWSLLVVMTVTIVANLKHIKERVHVPA
- a CDS encoding DNA/RNA non-specific endonuclease, with amino-acid sequence MPPPIAYTTSVITKQWNQPVTATVVTRATAILTSTNMTGGSGPSSDILPPGWGDGACPTHHNRGHLIGNHLGGPGNVAQNLVTLTAGTNHPFMYEYEDAVRRFVLANAGSQYVYTVDCEYDGYQATPHFPIPGASGNPFCLFPAPSGLKLSLQGNGPIALGELVKHLPKPPLDLGPAEFYTVLYVPNGGYKFYTGAAHTANSCWSVVQDPHSPTIQTNAASYARALGHIP